The DNA window ctttttcttttttctcataacATGTACGAGATAGCatccaataaattttatgtagttcgttcattttttctttttcttattaggCCTCTTTACAatctaaaattctaaataaaacacCAGCTTGTGTTTAATTTCTCATTCTCTTTGCGAGATCAGTACTTGGTTTGTAAATGATGTTTGTAATGCATTGGATAATAGGACTTCAGACTGTCAAAATTTAGAAGTAGAATGGAAACAAGAACAAGAGTAGGAATAtggggaaaatattttttacaatggGGAGCACAAACTGTCTACTTTCACCTCATGATCCCTGCAATTTAATTACCTTCCATTCTTGGAGGCTAATTCCCTAGAATTCACCTCCTGTTAGGAATCCTTCCTTTCATTGGAGGCTAATTTCGCAGTctcattccttcttctttttccgaATTTCAATGCCATTCATTACTTACTCTTGGATCATGGGAGATCGTGTCTTGTGTTTTCGTACTTCATGCTTGGCACTACTTGTGAATACATGAGAACTTATTCAAACATCATATGGATTTCTCTCATGGGCACACCATATAATTTGTACCCAACCCTAAACATTCTTATAACTCCTGGCTTTCTTCTTTTTGCTGAGCAAGAACTCCTTTGAAGAGGTGTAACTCCTCCTTGATTTACATTGAACCGTGACGCCGACTCCAAATGCATGGATTTATTCCAACTTCGTTTGCATTTTTTCTCTCATTAGGTCATTTCTTCTAGAGCACTCCATTAATAAGGGAtgtcttcttcaatttttttggataatcatCGGAAGGAAATTAGGATGTCTTCTTCAATTCATCAATGTATGCGGTACTGTATATATTGTTTGATGAGTCTCAATCCATGATATTAACGCATTAAAGACAAAAATCAATACACAGACACGAATATCAAGCAAAAATAAATGTGGGGTGTGAAAATGGCAaatgagaattaaataaataaaaaaagacactaAAGCCTTGGGGAGTAGAATGGCCAGCTAGTCACTTCATTTTCGTGCGCCATAAAATCATTGGTATCCCGTTTGCTCCGGCTTTCGAATGTACCTTATCATTTTGTAGGAAGGTTCAAAGAATCTAATTTTGGGGGGCCATATGGAATAGTGGTAAGCACATAGTAACAATTTTAAGCACccgaagaaagaaaaagaaaaaagggaaagaggAGACATACATGGAAGTATGAAGCATGCATTCCATGTTCATGACCAAGCCCAAATTAAAGATGTTCCATcttgtttttcccttttcccTTTAGCCAGTACGTGATGGAAAAGAAGAACTTCAAATATGTTGTTGCACTTTAAGAATTATGATAGGGTTTGCTTACCGTTTATGTTTTTCGAAGTATTTGCGACCAGTACTGATCATTAGATTGTCTAAGATTAAGAAGAATACAAGTTGATCGATGTTAACAAGCAGGAGTATTACTTGAAACTTGAGAAAAAATAGTAGTGAGTGCTAAGCtatcttctcctctctttttggTTATTCACACTTATCTAATTATTGACTGTCTAGATTTACCTTCATCTCCTAATTGATAACAATAGTAGTATTGATTTTCAAGGGTTTTGATTTCTCTTACACTTGCTTCTTCTTCATGGCTTGTTTATTGTTATGCATCCAAACCTTGAAAACTTTTCTCTTTACACCCACTTGAGAGCAAAACTGCTGCACTTCTTGCTCATCTTGCTTTTGGATCCTCCATCCCAACTTCTCAGCAAATTCCGTCATCTTGTCCTTCTGATCCTGGCTGAACTTTGTCCTGAACCTCTTCCTCGACATCGATGGCTGCACTGATGCTTGCCCTTGCAAATTTGATTGATACATATTGAGATCCTCACTTGATGATTCCGCAGCAGCCCCACCTCCATCGCCGCGGCCGAAGCTCATTATCATCGGCGCAATTGGAGTGGTGTAAGCACTCAATGTGCCTTGATGGTATCTGTGATGCTGATGAGGAAAAGGTTGTCGTGGAGCACATGAAGTAACAAGGTGTTGAGGCGGTAATATATTTCTTTGGCCATTGCTGATTTTGTAGAGGGTACTATTGGCTACACATTGCGGCTCTCCATCAATCTCTCTTCTGTGGAAGTTCCTGTGACATTCACAAGCTGCGCATTTGAAGGATTCTAGGGTACCCTCCTCACCGCCGGGCATGAATTCTCCACATCCGTCCAAAACATGTCCTCCCATGCTCGCCGCATGATTCTTCAAACATTCTCTATATCTTGTTGATGCCGAAGATGctggtgttggtggtggtgaTCTTGAAAGTGATCTACTTGGAGTTTGTGCTGTGTTTATTGCACCTGTAGTTGCAATTGGGGTTGTAGCTTGAACTGGATCTGGTGTTAGGTCAAGATCTGTTGTGGGTTTCTGagcttgttgttgttgttgttgttgataaaGAGATTGGTGCCCAAGGGCATGAGGTAGCACTGCAGCAGCATGATGATGATCTCTTCTTGCAGGAGCAGAATTAGGGACTTTCGAGGAGGAATCTCTATTATCTGGTGGATTGTAGTTCAAGGACTTTGGCATCACTATTCCCTTATCTTGGCCTCTTAGTTCCATGTAACTTAATTGCTTTCTAAACTCTTGATTTAAATCTTGATCTCAACCTGCCTTGCCTTAACATATGTATCTTCTTGAAGCACAGATAATTAGCTTCCAGCTGATCTCTCTCCAAACCATGGATCTTCCTGTGATCCTTTTCAACCCTAATCCAGCTAGCCCATCTAATCCGACGAAACAAACTTGATAAAAGAGCTAATCACCAGGGAACACTGGAGTAAGTTATCACTCCTCTCTTCTTCTGATTTTGACGTTGATAGGTGCAAAACTCACCAACCCATTTCACTAATTTCAGCTCCTGTTCTTAAAGACGTAAGGAAGGGATTGAGCAGTAGATATACTGATGATTAGATGACTTAGAGAAGAGATTAATACAAGCACAAGAAAACAAAGTAGAGAGATTTTGAAACTCAAAcaggacatatatatatatatatatatatatatatatatataagacaaAACCACGAGATCACCGTCTATCTAGTAGAGTACCACGGGCCCCTACAAACCAAGACATACCTTGATCAATTAGAAACTGTAAACTCGTAGTAAGGAAGCTGTAACTGCACCACCAGAAGTTCACACTATATGTAAGAGAGAGTGATAGATGTAGagatataaaaaagatgttaagattttaaatttttatgcgAAAAGAGAAGCAAAGATGCCTAGGAGAGTTGTGTTTCCTAACACCCTATCCAAACCCATGAAACCCATCGATCCGAGGAACAGGTTAGGTTGGTTTGTGGGTTTTGTACTAAAAAAACAGTTATGACAATTAGGGActgaaaacagagagagagagagagagagagagagacagtgGGACTCTTGCTAAACAACCGACAAGGTCATGTTAGTTCTCTCTCACAGCCTGCACACTGGTCCATCTCCTAATTATTGCCTCTCCCcactcttttgttttcttaatttcttgtttatcttCTGTTctcctctctcactctctctctctctctctctctgcaccACCATTATATTCTCTGCAAAACCCTAAACCACCCCAAATGACCATTTGTTTGTGGAGAGCAGCaataaagagaggagaaaaaaggtGCTGTCTTGACTTGACATTTGCTTTGCCTTGCCTGGAATCTTCCTGCAAGACCAGGGGAAAAAaaggggtttcgggttttgtgGGTAGCAGATTAAGTAAAACCTGATTAAAAAAGATCTTAAAGAAGGTTTTAACCTAAGATAATCAGCGAGGGAGAAGAACAAAGAGctataacttctttttttcttttttcttttttgttgttgaagagaattaaagtgtgtgtgtgtgagagagagaatgCTGGTCCACAACCTTCTTCTTTAACATGTGTCAGATTCTTTCTCTTGTTGTTTCGCCTGGTATATCTGCCATTTCTGCAACCTCCACTTACTCTTCCTTTTCCTAACCAATGACTTTGCATTTATCTCATATCTTTTTTCACATTTGCAATAAATGCTCGTAGTcggtgaaatttatttttaaagaaatatatatatatatatatatatatatatatatatatatatatataataatttagattttaaaaataaattgttttatagcaaaaaaatcttcatttagttttttgttttaacaaaaacatgtcTGTAGTTTggcttttttgaataaaaataaaaataaataaaacaaaaatttgtaAAGACTTTCaatgatttaaattgaaaagaaaatctcGTTTTAATCAGAAATATCTTTCTTTGCTCATgtactttttattaaatattttttattaggagcatattttataaaataaaaacatatcaaaataaaaaagcatatcttaataaataaaaaaaacctcgcAACTGTAtgaaaacgtttttaaaaaataattaatttgatagaattataaaaaaataaaatagatattttattcttatcaaATATgcatggaaaatattttaaataaattgtaaattagattcatatataaatattcctAAAGTAAATGTTAATGATGGTAAaactctaaatttatttaaaaactatagcataattaaatatattgaaatcttAATGAAATCTTATTGAGCTAATTTTATACTCCAAAACATTCTTTAATCAgtttgaaaaatctaaaattaaattaaaaaataattttaaaaaaatttcaatctatttttttatatatagttaaatatgAAACCATtttcattaaatcttttttaaaagtagatacgttaaattagtttttctatGACTAGAATATATATAGCGGACTCAAAATTCTCTCCCTTCTTTTTCTAGAGAATTCATCACTCATATCTCTCAATCCCCAATGAACGTGAGAAAATGAAGTGTTCTATACAGAGACATGAATCTTCAAACGTTCAGGAATCAAGATATATTTTTCAGCACTAAAAACCGCACGCTGTTTATCAACAGTGCCGTCCAAAATGAAATAAgagatgttttattttatagttaatttaaatCTTCTAATATGCTACTGTTATTGCCAGCATCTTCTTCtgctctgtctctctctctctcccacaCGCATTGCTGGGTCACCTGAGCCAATACAAATGAAGAGCCTCAGCACTTCAATATTTTAGGTTACTGTATCCTTTGActctttcctcttttcttcttgAGGTATTATTCTGTTCTCCCATGGCCTCTTACCTTATGATTTGCTTGCTATCTACAGCTAAGTTCAGTTCCTCCACAACTGGAGATGGAAGTCTGAATTAAGTTGACTGGACCCTTGAAGCAATGATTTCCACAGCCTCGAAATGTTACCATTAAGATCTTAGGTCACAGATTTAACTGTCCTGGAAGTCAAGGACGTACCAAATGTCAGGCAGTAGCTGAAACATTTAAAACCACCCAAATTGAATTATTGCACTCAGACATTCTTGATAGTGTTGCAGGTTTTAATcatgaattttgaaatatttatgcACCGACAGAGggagagaaaacaaaataaagacaAGCCAACAAAAGGAAACCCTAGTATTGTAAAATCACTCCAGAGGACGGGAGAATTATGCAGTTGTTGGATATTATAGtagtggttttttttgttaaatttaaaatattatttttaataatatagaatcataaaaaaaatcctgaaacaaaaacaaattttcaaaagcacTGTTTAATGAAAACCAGGCATATAGTTTTTAGATCAAAACTACgtataacatttaaattttatttatttttttactagaatgTCTTAAATATTCAAGTCTAAGGAGGAAAGAGCCCAAGTTTTGTCGGACCTTCGACAAAGTCTGAGTCCATTTTTCAGCaagattaagaattaaaaaaaaaaactctatggCAGTATTACGAAGAAAGATTGTTAAAGTTGTAAGCAAACgagaaattaatttatgtttataactttatttttattaaaaagttaagaattgaatttctaataaaatctaatatttaaaaatagtataaaataaaattaaaggtcaattccttttatttacaattctaaagataaaagatttaatattaaaactaatatttttaaaatatctatttaGCTCCTTTTTGTTAAAAGacttttgaataaataaaataattaaattcaaattacaaactataattaaattcaattccagTAGAgaattgattttagttttaaaaaaaacacttgcaatattaataattcatcattatattattctttaagcATACTTTAATGTGAAAACTACCAGAAAATTGCTAAACGCCCACAGAATATAATCTGTTTACGTTTAAGCTACAATCAATGACCAATGGTTGGATAGAAGACAACGTGAGCTTCTTAatctttaattataaattaattagtgcTTTGTTTATATTATCTGGCCAGCAATTTAATGGTTGGGCAGCTTATCTTGTGAGTGTTTGGAGGGACAACTCCcgagtaattaattattaaattataggaGTTAAAAGATCAATGATTAATCAAGCTAATTGAAGAACTTGTCTtctcttcaatttaattatgCACTCACGTATACTTGGCCGTGTTTCGAAGTTGGCAAAATCCCAGccaagtgttttttatttttatttttttatattaacatattaaaattatcaaaacaatattaattgaatatttttttcattccaaaCAATATGCTGACAAGCCAGGAATTTTGTGCTAATTAAGCTGTCATATTGTGCAATTCATGGACTTCTCTTTTGTAATGGGTAATTAAATTCTACAATATTGCCTTCCAATAATAAGGAATTACACTTGTAAGATCATTTTTCAGGGTTAAAaggtttgcttctttttttttctttaattttgtgagttttaattttaaatttataattcaaatccGAGAAATTCATTCATAAAATTGTTTGAGAATGacatttaatatcataaaataaaataaaaatatatgtaaaacaTTACATCCCTTGCAATCTGTAACCATATCAGTGGATAAACAGCAGAATTcagtaagaaaaaaacactgaaTTCTGCAAGAAGCTATTATTATAGTGTCTGATTTGACAATGCATGAGATATGCAAATTTTTCGATTTTTGCATCCCATCCTTTGCAATTTAATAGGCCACCTAACTAGGCCAATGTGTTAgaagtgtgtgtgtatatatatatatatatatatatattgggacCAATACATCACTGAAAGTGCAAAAGCGTCACAAAAGTTTtcttgttattatattattgaaaagTTCAGTGGACCTATTGCATATGAAAGATGTTCTGTCACCATAAAGTCTATTTCCAAGATATTATTAGATTTTACTCTTTTGTGGAACTACGCTATGTTGCGGGAAGgtaaagatttttgtttttcatcaagatagtttttctattaaagtatttctctttttattttagcaaatgCAATATTCTTGATTGAAATAATTGatccttttaaaaatatatattttatataactgTTAAAGTagggtaataaaaaatatttaaaataatagatgtgaaataaaatcatatttaaaatctatttaaaaaattgtttttgaaatttttcaatataaaaataagggtcttatatatttttaaggtaAACCAAGAAGGttcttgttttctattttttttataaaaaaaaactactaaacccattttcttaattttccatagaaactttatttaaaataaataaaaaattcaaagatagaAACCAGAAAACTAAcgtttttgaaagaaaacacAACCTTAGTGGTTTCTAGCACATATATACTTGcattattcaaattattaaaattaagttgaGCATTCTTTTAACAAATAGTTATTTTAAAGTCTTTGAAGGAACTATTAAGAGAACAGTTACTAAAGTAAATACAATTCTACGAAAATATAAATAAGGTACATTGTTATAACACCATatgtttcaaattcaatttatgaaaaaataatataaattttgtcaaagtaaaaggtcaatatttttttagctggCAACAGGAAAAGAATATACTAATCGattcaatttaaaagtttaaatttaaaagtttaaatagttatgtaagattttaatatataatttatattatttttcaacacaTCTCCTTAAATAAAAGTTCTTTAGGCTTGAAACTTAAACATGTTCACAGTACctcatgcttaatttttatcaaataaataggattgatgagatttgaactcgtgactgcTTAGTCATCAAGACTATAATATCATGTTAATAAACTAATTCAatccaaaaacttaaactatcAAGTAagatctcaagatataatttatattattctgtaACATATACATCTTAATTATTATAACCTATATGAAAgaataacaatatattaacaaaaaaaattatattctaaagtgaataaattattttctcacaTGAAGATTATCTTGGGCTAGCCTGTACGTATCAAACCAGGTCCTACAGTGCTTATATTCTACAGTTTGGCCATCAATATTAGTggttaaaaaaagtcaaatttactattgtttaaaagtgaaaaaatctaTCAATTGGTTTGACAATTAGTACCAGAAGAAATaccatttcaattttcaaaggATTTTCTAACCATCTGGAATCTGTACACTATACTCTCTCTCTATGTTGAATGATTATAAGACTGTGTTCTTTTTTAGTAatcaattagtttttataaaaactatttcaatattattttttaatattctctttaaattaaaatcttttaaacttgaaacttgtacaagtTTATATtactttatacttaatttttatctaataaatagagaagatgagatttgaacttgtgactgtttggtcatcaagactctgatatcatgtaatgaaccaattcaattcaaaaattaaagttattaaataaaatttcaaaatataatttatattattcactAACACATATATCTCAATTATTATAACCAACCTATATGAAAGAATAACAATGtatgaacaaaaacaataatattctaaaatgaATAAATCGTTTTATCACATGGAAATTATCTTGGGCTAGCTTGTACGTATCAAACTAGATCCCTATACTTAGTT is part of the Populus trichocarpa isolate Nisqually-1 chromosome 7, P.trichocarpa_v4.1, whole genome shotgun sequence genome and encodes:
- the LOC7473187 gene encoding zinc-finger homeodomain protein 6: MELRGQDKGIVMPKSLNYNPPDNRDSSSKVPNSAPARRDHHHAAAVLPHALGHQSLYQQQQQQQAQKPTTDLDLTPDPVQATTPIATTGAINTAQTPSRSLSRSPPPTPASSASTRYRECLKNHAASMGGHVLDGCGEFMPGGEEGTLESFKCAACECHRNFHRREIDGEPQCVANSTLYKISNGQRNILPPQHLVTSCAPRQPFPHQHHRYHQGTLSAYTTPIAPMIMSFGRGDGGGAAAESSSEDLNMYQSNLQGQASVQPSMSRKRFRTKFSQDQKDKMTEFAEKLGWRIQKQDEQEVQQFCSQVGVKRKVFKVWMHNNKQAMKKKQV